GATAAAGGAATGCCTGTCATAACTAACCTCCTCACCAGACACATATACAACAGGAGAAGACTCCTTGGACTTGAAACCCTCCAATATATTCGAAGCAAGCTACAAGTACAGAAAATGGGAAAACACGTTTTTCAGACTCCAGCAAGAGAAACATCTGTTACATTCCAAAAGTTAAGTTACGATGTTATAGGAAACTGCATAACTCAAAGTGGAAGAAATCAATCAGAAATATATTGAAGGGTATGAGGTGGACAAAATGAACGTGCAAAGAAAATAAGCAGGTCAAACTAACACCTGATAGCCAAATGTGTATTATCCTATACCTGTAACATCAATGAACTTTTGCCAACACCTGGATCCCCACCGACTAAAATCAAGGATCCTGCGTAAGATTGATGGAACAGATTGATTCATGGGATAAAGAAATATTTATGACATGTCAGCTGTCATTATACGCAGGAGAGCTGTGCATCATTATTACAGAAAGTTTTTACATCTGTCCACAATGTGAAAATTACAACACAAGACAACATGCTAGTTGCTGACACTTGATTTACAGGAAAAAAAATCAATCAGAAAGGGAAAAAAGAAAGTATGCCTACTATCAGATGCTAGGATGATTCCTACTGTATGCTTGGCTCCAGATAAACTCCACATTTATCTTTCTCAAAACTAGTAATCACAACAGGGAATGCTTCTTATGGTATCTAAAAAATCCTATGCTTGGTGGTTTGCCAAATAACACATAGAAGAAATGCAAAGGAGCCAAAGccaagaagaacaatcagaaAAAGTGTGGCATGTAGAGCAGAAAACTTGTAACACTATTGAGGTGCAGCTAAGTCGTGAGTTAACTCAGAGCAATTTAAAACAGTCTGGAATCACAAGGCAATTATAACTTATATGTTACCTACCAGCACATATATAGTTTGCTATAGATTCACTATGTAGTATTGTAAGCCTGATTTGGTGCCATTTCAGATAGGAGAAGGCGAGAAGCATAAAATTCTAAAAGGATTGGCACTTAAGCAGCAGCATATTTACTGGAACGTTATTTCTCTCAGCAGTATAAAAGCTTTAGTGCAACCAAAAGTTTATTGCAAATATGAACCCTGATCCTGCCGCCTGAAGGGCTGGAAGGTAAAGATTGTGTTCAACCAGTGCCATAAAATTTAAGTGATGTTTTACCAGGAACAATGCCACCACCAAGCACTCGAGAGATCTCCATCCCGAAACTCCCCCACCTACAAAGAAGACAAATACATATGCCATCAGCTCATAATGAAAGAAGAAAGAACGAAATTCCTCAAAGAGTTGCCCATTAATTGAATTGCATGGAGATAAAATATTGAGGCTGACTCCCACGTAAGCAATAGAACAATCACAAATTTTAACATCATAACTTCATCTGTCTATTCAATTGCTTCCCCAATGCATTAGATAAGAAGCCACTGAATACAGACTACAAAAATTTCTCATAATGACAAATATTGAGCTGGGTGAGAAATGTTACAGGGGTATGCGCCACTGTGCCTGATCGACCCCCTTGTTCACCTCCTGAAGGCTCTGCGGCACCATCTCCTTGGCCTTCTGAGGAATCCACGATCGGCCGATGTGGTGTGACCCCTCCACAGCGGCACCACCGCCGTCAGGCCCTGGGACGTACTTGTCCACGGTCCCCATCGCATTGCAGTGGCGGCATTTGCCCCACCACTGTGAATCGCCCTCCCCGCAGTTGCTGCACACGTACGAGCTCCTCTCCTTGCCGCCCTTACCCGCGGgcctccgcgccgccgccaccgacgaCCACCTGACCTGGCCATTCCCGCGGAGCGCGCTCGCCTGCTTCTTCCCCTTCTCCTTTACGCCCGCCTTCCCCTCGTCCTCGAGCTTTCCCGCctcttccccctcctcctcctcgtcgtcgtcgtcgtcgtcgtcctcctcctcctcctcctcctcctcatccttctcctcgcccttctcctccatgGTGGTGGGCGACGAAGGAGGTGCGGACCCCTGCTTGACGATGCGGCCCGAGACGGGGTCGTAGACGCCCCAGGCATCCGACACAGCGGGGACCTCGGaatcggaggcggaggcggaaggGAGCGCCACGGAGGCGCTGAGACTGTCGGTTAGCGGGTCGTAGGTGGCCCATCCAGCGCCGCCGGGTGTGAGCGAGGTTGAAGAGGACAGGAAGCGCGGGCGGGCGGAGAGCGGGGAGCTGGGGAGGCGAGGGTTCAGGGTGCCGGGGAGGCGAGGGTTCgtggggaggaggcggcggcgggagaGGTGGAGGAGCGAGCGGAGGGAGGAGGGCGAGCGGAGCATCGCGGCGTGCGGGTGGGGCATGGAAGACGAACGGGGTTTCGACTTTCGAAGGGTTTTTGGCCGGGGTTTTCGAGGAGAATGGGGGGCCGCCGCGACGCGAGCGTGCCGGCGCGGGAAGAGAGGGGAAAGCGGCGACGAACTCGGGAGGTGGGCCGAGTGCGCAACGGGTGGTGTGCTGGTCTCTCGGGTTGAACGCCTGTTTGGCAGGACTGGGGTTCAAGATGAGCCTTGTTTCTGTGGCTCGGcttctgaaaaaaaaaaaccctTCGGTTTCATTATtgttaggcctggtttagattccaagttttttcactctctctatcacattaaatttttagatacatgtatggagtattaaatgtagataaaaaaataactaattacatagtttgattgtaaattacgagacgaatcttttaagcctagttagaccatgattggacaataattattaaatacaaacgaaaatactacagtgccaaatactgattacTAACagcgatctaaacaaggccttagcatGGTTTTGTACTTTTGTATATGTCGTTTGGTAGGGATTTATTAAATTTAAATTGGTGAAAAAATCACTACAAAAATCCTGCCAAAGAGACCTGAAAACGTTGTGACACGTTGACAGCCTGATAtctctgttcgtttcgtcgtaaacgatcgtggattatttactgctggctggtgtgagagaaaaatattatttttaacttataatccacgatcgtatacgagcaaacgaacatgcTGCTGATCATTGAACATGTAAACACCGTGACACAATGACGATCTAATACCCTGACCATTGAACATGAAAACTCTGTGACACAATGAACAGGGTGTCAAGCATAGCCGTAGAGGTTGATGCTCTTGTGGGCCCGGCACGACGGGTGTCTGTGAGTGCCAAACTCCAAATCTACATCAACCTTGAGCCCATTTGAAACAACTGAAAAGTCAATTCTAGATGGCAGAATGCGACAATTGCGTCAAGCACACCGTGGCTGTAACGATTTTCTTCGCCCCTCATGTCACTGACCACGGGGATGGATTTCCACTCGAATTAGTGTTCGGGACGGATTCGGTTTTTCAGTTTTGGTTTCGGTTTTAGGTGCCTAGGGCTccacccgttgccatccttagcccGCCGCCTCGTGGCTCAGGATTCGACCGTACACCCAAGCCTTGTGTCCAAACCCTTTCAAGGATCTGTCGTGCATACCGAAGGTTAGGGTATCTTCTACTTAGGTATTCGTCCGGCCTAAACAATGCACTTTTCACAAAATCTATACTATCATGGGTCACACACCTCCTTATAAAAAATCTACCAGCCCCAACTAGTGTAGAGCTCGGATCATTATTTTTTGACCGGTAACAGGGTCtcaagttttgaaaaaaaaactattttttaCCTAGCTTCGACAAATTCCAGTTCACGACACCTTGTGTATTCAGTCTATATAAGTCATTTTAATTTGCAGTTTTTTTATGTTTTTACGTTTTTCTTAATGGCACGAAAATGTTACGGTGGTACTGGCTCGTGACCTGAGACCCTCACCTCCCAAGGCCTCACGCACCTCCTCTGGCCTTGTTTGTTTCCAAGAGAGGATGGACTAAAGACTaaattttagttatttttagtcccTTTGAACCAAACACCAGGGACCAAAATATAGGGACTAGAGACTAAAAT
The nucleotide sequence above comes from Miscanthus floridulus cultivar M001 chromosome 18, ASM1932011v1, whole genome shotgun sequence. Encoded proteins:
- the LOC136520114 gene encoding uncharacterized protein isoform X2, which gives rise to MPHPHAAMLRSPSSLRSLLHLSRRRLLPTNPRLPGTLNPRLPSSPLSARPRFLSSSTSLTPGGAGWATYDPLTDSLSASVALPSASASDSEVPAVSDAWGVYDPVSGRIVKQGSAPPSSPTTMEEKGEEKDEEEEEEEEDDDDDDDEEEEGEEAGKLEDEGKAGVKEKGKKQASALRGNGQVRWSSVAAARRPAGKGGKERSSYVCSNCGEGDSQWWGKCRHCNAMGTVDKYVPGPDGGGAAVEGSHHIGRSWIPQKAKEMVPQSLQEVNKGVDQAQWRIPLWGSFGMEISRVLGGGIVPGSLILVGGDPGVGKSSLMLQLASNILEGFKSKESSPVVYVSGEESIEQIGNRADRMSITSSNLYLYSGTDIEDILDKIQPLSPKALIIDSIQTVYVRSFAGSAGNLSQVKECTSALLRFAKLTNIPVFLIGHVTKTGDIAGPRLLEHIVDVVLYMEGERCSSHRLLRSVKNRFGSTDELGVFEMAEFGLQAVLNPSQMFLTEHDSDSEILAGLAVAVILDGSRTFALEVQALCVSGSHRSGQVVGIPSSRADVIISR
- the LOC136520114 gene encoding uncharacterized protein isoform X1, which gives rise to MPHPHAAMLRSPSSLRSLLHLSRRRLLPTNPRLPGTLNPRLPSSPLSARPRFLSSSTSLTPGGAGWATYDPLTDSLSASVALPSASASDSEVPAVSDAWGVYDPVSGRIVKQGSAPPSSPTTMEEKGEEKDEEEEEEEEDDDDDDDEEEEGEEAGKLEDEGKAGVKEKGKKQASALRGNGQVRWSSVAAARRPAGKGGKERSSYVCSNCGEGDSQWWGKCRHCNAMGTVDKYVPGPDGGGAAVEGSHHIGRSWIPQKAKEMVPQSLQEVNKGVDQAQWRIPLWGSFGMEISRVLGGGIVPGSLILVGGDPGVGKSSLMLQLASNILEGFKSKESSPVVYVSGEESIEQIGNRADRMSITSSNLYLYSGTDIEDILDKIQPLSPKALIIDSIQTVYVRSFAGSAGNLSQVKECTSALLRFAKLTNIPVFLIGHVTKTGDIAGPRLLEHIVDVVLYMEGERCSSHRLLRSVKNRFGSTDELGVFEMAEFGLQAVLNPSQMFLTEHDSDSEILAGLAVAVILDGSRTFALEVQALCVSGSHRSGQVVGIPSSRADVIISVLMKQAGLKLQDSTIFLNVVSGFKLTETAGDLAIAASICSSFLEFPIPNDVAFIGEVGLGGELRAVPRMDKRVMAIAKLGYKKCVVPKTSEKLLRPLDLDIEILPCSNLKQLINTVFTETN